One Actinomadura viridis genomic region harbors:
- a CDS encoding sigma-70 family RNA polymerase sigma factor — protein MHIAQPSSDEGSATGRFRTRNDDLFVRRRELQERLAALRAEVDAGTADTRTELALRRAEREFEDLTHEIVIVNYGLVRRYASMFTSKSTEHREDFESAGKVGLMWAISSYDPARGPFSSWAFKPIQREVLRAVRDADHPNLNLGDFEKRPVILEAERAFLEEAGPDAPTDHADIARRAGVTEAQVRRVLDPPGLDSLQAPPKGQGEGVVPWEERLADPSRALEDEVLLRLSLRAVTDRGLPSLDAREQYVLTRRFGLDGEPEQSLRGIGEQLGLSREGVRQIQQKALAKLDHTIADAV, from the coding sequence ATGCACATCGCGCAGCCGAGCAGTGACGAGGGCTCCGCCACCGGCCGGTTCCGGACCCGCAACGACGATCTCTTCGTCCGCCGCAGGGAGCTCCAGGAACGGCTGGCCGCCCTGCGCGCCGAGGTCGACGCGGGCACGGCCGACACGCGCACCGAACTCGCGCTGCGCCGTGCCGAGCGCGAGTTCGAGGACCTCACCCACGAGATCGTGATCGTGAACTACGGGCTCGTACGCCGTTACGCCTCCATGTTCACCTCCAAGTCCACCGAGCACCGGGAGGACTTCGAGAGCGCGGGCAAGGTCGGGCTGATGTGGGCGATCTCCTCTTACGACCCGGCGAGGGGCCCGTTCTCGAGCTGGGCGTTCAAGCCGATCCAGCGCGAGGTGCTCAGGGCGGTCCGGGACGCCGACCATCCCAACCTCAACCTCGGCGACTTCGAGAAGCGCCCGGTCATCCTGGAGGCCGAGCGGGCGTTCCTGGAGGAGGCCGGGCCGGACGCCCCCACCGACCACGCCGACATCGCCAGGCGGGCGGGCGTGACCGAGGCCCAGGTCCGCCGCGTCCTCGACCCGCCCGGGCTGGACAGCCTGCAGGCGCCGCCCAAGGGGCAGGGCGAGGGCGTGGTCCCGTGGGAGGAACGCCTGGCCGACCCGTCCCGGGCCCTGGAGGACGAGGTGCTGCTCCGCCTGAGCCTGCGCGCCGTCACCGACCGCGGGCTGCCGAGCCTCGACGCCCGCGAGCAGTACGTGCTGACCCGGCGGTTCGGGCTGGACGGCGAGCCGGAGCAGTCGCTCCGGGGCATCGGCGAGCAGCTCGGGCTGTCCCGCGAGGGAGTGCGGCAGATCCAGCAGAAGGCGCTGGCCAAGCTCGACCACACCATCGCGGACGCGGTCTGA
- a CDS encoding NlpC/P60 family protein, translating into MDEVDRSPRRPSDSTADQAPAADPTLDLPEVVPGAEVDPRALAAAQAPQNAADIVAEHTSGGTYQGSPGEQETRYGAGSLPGYVRPSGAANPITGQRALDAATGAGGEPETETTEEGVAAKPANARKRPLGGLTERAERAGVNSALSSAAGHLADEGMRRGGQAADQVVRLAANRYAPGVYDAVKNSRLGRRGLDWAEGSRLGGKLPKSFWNGFRGDGKKGKGGKQKAKGSGSGEGSSRGKYKVTMAVAVKVLVPFVCVLLFFAMIMGFEATDGDTQVQPEDASDAEVAKYFPEGWQRILQQASDKAAASGAEDFATVPWTVLAGIAATQTDFARYSPYDNIDRDPGRTATAVPRGGGTGGEGGDVEDVANTGGAGPGPISGVSGAGSTATVGSGHPGPPSGDLSHQMGWFLYALRMHESGGNYTSGKGKGGACGAYQYMNGTWNNYGGRRTACDAPPSMQDRRAREDVIDRWQRYKKWQQVAVAHFYPKWANSPENWDRCPAACHVNPTVWEYVDDVMDRMQKISQRYPATAAATPTTEPASFRWGSPGREESDDQGAEVQGSEVQGWVARGANGRGRGVSAGSFAGGCAVADPDPDIGGKDGQGSGPFLLSPAAAGQMRLIGLDPQNPCDSAEFTARQLATAAKRVHADPDAPEWKANGKAADQENARKYWGKVIEASGIFVDRSADPDAPCAVPPPDDPEKPWSVSFKIISIWRCETTRMPELYLVTGGEYQGDEFKYTVETDRTAATRTLVNEAMSVSYGASRWKTDKCDDGADGRQGVFPMTKEEARAAGVDDRCDVDANIAGAAELVLSVERVPPKERPSDLGVFQPMVGGWQKLGIAMGTDLELFSLVGPGQGFSASDACTQVMTRFLTAIAPHAKEFAKLKEPPGTDAVYGEWLPKLTALEEAHGLTDPGDDPACRIGSWSPGYNAALAQIATGLADGGANTANLNGLGEYYQGREDANRETEPVLGEDTLVVPRLALRPLKPIGAPVAPDATEAWSRLGSSAGVPLPLSQVAVEYAWFFGGVIAPFDSAGKLIGSLAEGQGTTADSGATQVTIGPDGCPENARGNTLRHGSAAIGIHKLCVDSVAQARTPEAAKAIKWALANLNLPYCMCVPERNQDNFADCSSFVSKAYRNSGAIPNLYQGNAPTTDTLRNVRWTHQIPLSQAKPGDLVEPHPGHVAMQLTHGYMVHTNTRKDVSRVERAYSSAYWVGWVDATKV; encoded by the coding sequence ATGGACGAGGTGGACCGGAGCCCTCGGCGGCCGTCCGATTCGACGGCCGACCAGGCGCCCGCGGCCGACCCCACGCTGGATCTGCCGGAGGTCGTGCCCGGCGCGGAGGTGGACCCGCGTGCGCTCGCGGCGGCGCAGGCACCCCAGAACGCCGCCGACATCGTCGCCGAGCACACCTCGGGCGGGACCTACCAGGGCTCCCCCGGGGAGCAGGAGACGCGGTACGGCGCGGGTTCGCTGCCCGGCTACGTCCGGCCTTCGGGGGCGGCCAACCCGATCACCGGGCAGCGGGCGCTGGACGCGGCCACGGGGGCGGGTGGCGAACCGGAGACGGAGACCACCGAGGAGGGCGTCGCCGCGAAGCCGGCGAACGCGCGTAAACGGCCCCTGGGCGGTCTCACCGAGAGGGCGGAACGGGCGGGGGTGAACTCCGCCCTGTCCTCGGCGGCCGGGCACCTGGCGGACGAGGGCATGCGCAGGGGCGGCCAGGCGGCCGACCAGGTCGTCCGCCTGGCCGCCAACCGCTACGCGCCCGGTGTCTACGACGCCGTCAAGAACTCCCGTCTCGGCCGGCGTGGACTGGACTGGGCCGAGGGATCACGCCTGGGCGGGAAGCTGCCGAAGTCGTTCTGGAACGGTTTCCGGGGCGACGGCAAGAAGGGTAAGGGCGGCAAGCAGAAGGCCAAGGGCTCGGGTTCGGGAGAGGGGTCGAGCCGCGGCAAGTACAAGGTGACGATGGCCGTCGCGGTGAAGGTGCTGGTCCCCTTCGTCTGCGTGCTGCTGTTCTTCGCGATGATCATGGGCTTCGAGGCGACGGACGGCGACACGCAGGTCCAGCCGGAGGACGCCTCGGACGCCGAGGTCGCCAAGTACTTCCCCGAGGGGTGGCAGCGGATCCTCCAGCAGGCGTCGGACAAGGCGGCGGCGTCCGGCGCGGAGGACTTCGCCACCGTCCCCTGGACCGTCCTGGCCGGCATCGCCGCGACGCAGACCGACTTCGCCCGCTACAGCCCGTACGACAACATCGACCGCGACCCCGGGCGCACCGCGACGGCGGTTCCCCGGGGCGGCGGCACCGGCGGCGAGGGCGGCGACGTCGAGGACGTCGCCAACACCGGCGGCGCCGGGCCCGGGCCGATCTCCGGCGTCAGCGGCGCGGGCTCGACGGCCACGGTCGGCTCCGGCCACCCCGGGCCGCCCTCGGGCGACCTGAGCCACCAGATGGGCTGGTTCCTGTACGCGCTGCGGATGCACGAGTCGGGCGGGAACTACACGTCGGGCAAGGGCAAGGGCGGGGCCTGCGGCGCCTACCAGTACATGAACGGCACCTGGAACAACTACGGCGGGCGCCGGACGGCCTGCGACGCCCCGCCGAGCATGCAGGACCGCCGTGCCCGCGAGGACGTCATCGACAGGTGGCAGCGGTACAAGAAGTGGCAGCAGGTCGCCGTCGCCCACTTCTACCCAAAATGGGCGAACTCGCCGGAGAACTGGGACCGTTGCCCGGCCGCCTGCCATGTCAACCCGACGGTCTGGGAGTACGTCGACGACGTGATGGACCGCATGCAGAAGATCTCCCAGCGGTACCCGGCCACGGCGGCGGCCACGCCCACGACCGAGCCCGCGTCGTTCCGGTGGGGGTCGCCGGGCCGCGAGGAATCGGACGACCAAGGGGCGGAGGTCCAAGGGTCGGAGGTCCAAGGGTGGGTCGCCCGCGGTGCGAACGGCCGCGGCCGGGGTGTGAGCGCCGGGTCGTTCGCCGGCGGCTGCGCCGTCGCCGACCCCGACCCCGACATCGGCGGCAAGGACGGCCAGGGTTCCGGACCGTTCCTGCTCAGCCCGGCGGCGGCGGGCCAGATGCGGCTCATCGGCCTGGATCCCCAGAACCCGTGCGACTCCGCGGAGTTCACCGCGCGCCAGCTCGCCACCGCGGCCAAGCGCGTGCACGCCGACCCGGACGCTCCCGAGTGGAAGGCCAACGGGAAGGCTGCCGACCAGGAGAACGCCCGGAAGTACTGGGGGAAGGTCATCGAGGCCTCGGGGATCTTCGTGGACCGCAGCGCCGACCCCGACGCGCCCTGCGCGGTGCCGCCGCCGGACGACCCCGAGAAGCCGTGGTCGGTCAGCTTCAAGATCATCTCCATCTGGCGCTGCGAGACCACCCGCATGCCGGAGCTCTACCTGGTCACCGGCGGCGAGTACCAGGGCGACGAGTTCAAGTACACCGTCGAGACCGACCGCACCGCCGCCACCCGGACCCTGGTCAACGAGGCCATGTCGGTCAGCTACGGGGCGAGCCGCTGGAAGACCGACAAGTGCGACGACGGCGCCGACGGCCGCCAGGGCGTGTTCCCGATGACCAAGGAGGAGGCGCGCGCCGCCGGGGTGGACGACCGGTGCGACGTCGACGCGAACATCGCCGGCGCCGCCGAGCTGGTCCTCTCCGTGGAGCGCGTCCCCCCGAAGGAGCGCCCGTCCGACCTGGGCGTCTTCCAGCCGATGGTGGGCGGCTGGCAGAAGCTCGGCATCGCCATGGGCACCGACCTCGAACTCTTCTCGCTGGTCGGGCCGGGGCAGGGATTCTCGGCGTCGGACGCCTGCACCCAGGTGATGACCCGGTTCCTGACCGCGATCGCCCCGCACGCCAAGGAGTTCGCCAAGCTGAAGGAACCCCCGGGGACCGACGCGGTGTACGGCGAATGGCTGCCCAAGCTGACGGCCCTGGAGGAGGCGCACGGCCTCACCGATCCGGGCGACGACCCCGCCTGCCGGATCGGGTCCTGGTCCCCCGGGTACAACGCCGCGCTCGCCCAGATCGCCACGGGCCTGGCCGACGGTGGCGCGAACACCGCCAACCTCAACGGCCTGGGCGAGTACTACCAGGGCAGGGAGGACGCCAACCGGGAGACCGAGCCGGTCCTCGGCGAGGACACCCTGGTCGTCCCCAGGCTGGCGCTGCGCCCGCTGAAGCCGATCGGGGCGCCGGTCGCCCCCGACGCCACCGAGGCGTGGTCCCGGCTCGGCTCCAGCGCCGGGGTGCCCCTCCCCCTCAGCCAGGTCGCCGTCGAGTACGCCTGGTTCTTCGGCGGTGTCATCGCCCCGTTCGACAGCGCCGGCAAGCTGATCGGCTCCCTCGCCGAGGGCCAGGGGACGACGGCCGACTCCGGCGCGACGCAGGTGACGATCGGGCCCGACGGCTGCCCCGAGAACGCTCGCGGGAACACCCTCCGGCATGGCTCCGCCGCGATCGGCATCCACAAGCTGTGCGTCGACTCGGTCGCCCAGGCCCGCACCCCGGAGGCCGCGAAGGCCATCAAGTGGGCGCTGGCCAATCTGAACCTGCCGTACTGCATGTGCGTCCCCGAACGCAACCAGGACAACTTCGCCGACTGTTCCAGCTTCGTGTCCAAGGCCTACCGGAACAGCGGGGCGATCCCGAACCTCTACCAGGGCAACGCCCCGACGACCGACACCCTGCGGAACGTCCGCTGGACGCACCAGATCCCGCTCAGCCAGGCGAAGCCGGGCGACCTGGTGGAGCCGCACCCGGGGCATGTGGCCATGCAGCTGACGCACGGATACATGGTGCACACCAACACGCGCAAGGACGTCTCCCGCGTCGAACGCGCCTACAGCTCCGCCTACTGGGTCGGCTGGGTCGACGCCACGAAGGTCTGA
- a CDS encoding response regulator transcription factor: protein MARVLVVDDDPRLVKVVGKLLRKRGHQVESAPNGELARQALRRGDIEIALLDVNLPDINGLSLVFQLREEGNNTPLILLTVRTDVHDQALGLRLGGDDYIAKPFNPEVLLARIEAVLRRSAESAPRRAEGARGDRLEIPPLLIDLTARQVYKDGVAVRLAPMEWAVLEFLVTNRGRAVSKEELMLDVWGTSQGVSRTLAEHVSRLRRKLGEGLIETQTGYGYLIPSAPGRFAATGR, encoded by the coding sequence ATGGCACGGGTATTGGTGGTGGACGATGACCCGCGGCTGGTAAAGGTGGTCGGGAAACTGCTGCGCAAGCGTGGCCACCAGGTGGAATCGGCGCCCAACGGCGAACTGGCCCGTCAGGCGCTGCGCCGCGGCGACATCGAGATCGCGTTGCTGGACGTCAACCTCCCGGACATCAACGGCCTGTCGCTCGTCTTCCAGCTGCGCGAGGAAGGGAACAACACACCGCTGATCCTGCTCACGGTCCGCACCGACGTGCACGACCAGGCGCTGGGGCTGCGGCTCGGCGGCGACGACTACATCGCCAAGCCGTTCAACCCCGAGGTGCTCCTGGCCAGGATCGAGGCCGTGCTGCGGCGCAGCGCGGAGAGCGCGCCCCGGCGGGCCGAGGGCGCGCGCGGCGACCGGCTGGAGATCCCGCCCCTGCTGATCGACCTCACCGCCCGGCAGGTGTACAAGGACGGGGTGGCGGTGCGGCTGGCCCCCATGGAGTGGGCCGTCCTGGAGTTCCTGGTGACCAACCGCGGCAGGGCGGTGTCCAAGGAGGAGCTCATGCTGGACGTGTGGGGCACCAGCCAGGGCGTCTCCCGGACGCTCGCCGAGCATGTCTCCCGGCTGCGCCGCAAACTCGGCGAGGGCCTGATCGAGACCCAGACAGGGTACGGATACCTCATTCCCTCGGCTCCTGGGCGTTTCGCAGCCACAGGTCGGTGA